Proteins co-encoded in one Sporosarcina sp. FSL K6-1522 genomic window:
- a CDS encoding rhodanese-like domain-containing protein has product MKETTTVAVEAMLKGSGTVHLIDVRETDEVKEGKIPGAMHIPLGLLEFRMHELDKEMEYTMVCRSGGRSGKATQLLASHGFKVVNMAGGMLAWQGPIE; this is encoded by the coding sequence ATGAAAGAAACAACAACAGTAGCAGTCGAAGCGATGTTAAAGGGCAGCGGAACTGTGCATTTAATTGATGTGCGTGAGACGGATGAAGTGAAAGAAGGCAAAATACCCGGAGCTATGCATATTCCACTCGGATTATTGGAGTTTCGGATGCATGAGTTGGATAAAGAAATGGAGTATACAATGGTATGTCGTTCAGGTGGTCGGAGTGGAAAAGCGACACAATTACTAGCAAGTCATGGCTTTAAGGTAGTGAATATGGCGGGCGGTATGCTAGCGTGGCAAGGACCAATTGAATAA
- a CDS encoding DsrE/DsrF/DrsH-like family protein, producing the protein MAETKKTTIVLFSGDYDKAMAAYIIANGAAAYDHEVTIFHTFWGLNALRKEELIPTKKGLLEKMFGKMMPRGADKMGISKMNFAGMGPKMIKHVIKKHNAMTLPQLIEMAEEQDIKLVACTMTMDLLGLQQEELMDGIEYAGVAAYLGDAQDGNVNLFI; encoded by the coding sequence TTGGCTGAAACGAAAAAAACGACCATTGTGTTATTCAGTGGCGATTATGATAAAGCAATGGCGGCGTATATAATTGCAAACGGTGCGGCGGCGTATGACCATGAAGTAACGATTTTTCACACGTTTTGGGGATTGAACGCTTTGCGGAAAGAGGAATTGATTCCGACGAAGAAAGGTTTATTGGAAAAGATGTTTGGCAAAATGATGCCCCGTGGTGCAGATAAGATGGGCATTTCCAAGATGAACTTCGCAGGTATGGGGCCTAAAATGATTAAGCATGTTATTAAAAAGCATAATGCGATGACACTTCCACAGTTAATAGAAATGGCGGAGGAACAAGACATTAAGCTCGTTGCTTGTACAATGACGATGGATCTTCTTGGACTGCAGCAGGAAGAATTGATGGATGGGATTGAGTATGCAGGCGTGGCGGCGTATCTTGGGGATGCGCAAGATGGCAATGTGAATTTGTTTATTTAA
- a CDS encoding metal-sensitive transcriptional regulator: MEYDDKVKNRLKRIEGQIKGILKMMEDGKDCKDVITQLSASRSAIDRTIGVIVSSNLIDCIQQLDDSDPRTQEDIVKEAVDLLVKSR; the protein is encoded by the coding sequence AGTAAAAAACAGACTGAAGCGTATTGAAGGCCAAATCAAGGGCATTTTGAAGATGATGGAAGACGGTAAAGACTGTAAAGATGTCATTACACAACTATCTGCTTCAAGGTCAGCGATTGATCGAACGATTGGTGTGATTGTCAGCTCTAATCTGATTGACTGTATTCAACAGTTAGATGATAGTGATCCAAGAACACAAGAGGATATCGTGAAAGAAGCAGTAGACCTATTGGTTAAGAGTCGCTGA
- a CDS encoding MBL fold metallo-hydrolase: MKVTPMTASEIAKKVVSKQPFFILDVRNADAFADWKIEGENIQYLNIPYFNLLDGVEEIMDELPTDQEIVVVCAKEGSSIMVAEMLAEEGRAVHYLAGGMKAWSEHLEPVKIADLKNGGELYQFVRIGKGCLSYMIVSGGEAAIVDATRMTDVFIDFARDLNVRITHVLDTHLHADHISGGRKIAEAVNGMYWLPPKDAEEVTFAYEALEDGRTLTIGDTTITIQALYSPGHTIGSTSFIVDDAYLLSGDILFIDSIGRPDLAGLAEDWVGDLRESLYTRYKLLSEELVVLPAHFMIIEELNEDGSVSEKLGKLFAQNHGLNIEDEAKFRQLVTGNLPPQPNAYQEIRETNMGKINPDEETQREMEIGPNRCAVR, from the coding sequence ATGAAGGTAACACCAATGACTGCAAGTGAGATTGCTAAAAAAGTAGTGAGTAAACAACCGTTTTTCATCTTAGATGTGCGTAATGCGGACGCGTTTGCAGATTGGAAAATTGAAGGGGAAAACATTCAGTATCTCAATATCCCATATTTTAATTTGCTCGATGGGGTTGAGGAAATCATGGACGAGCTACCAACAGACCAAGAGATTGTTGTGGTTTGTGCGAAAGAAGGTTCTTCGATTATGGTAGCGGAAATGCTTGCAGAAGAAGGGCGCGCTGTGCATTATTTGGCGGGTGGTATGAAAGCGTGGAGCGAACATTTGGAACCGGTAAAAATTGCTGACTTGAAAAATGGAGGGGAACTGTACCAGTTTGTCCGAATTGGCAAAGGGTGCTTGTCCTATATGATCGTGTCGGGTGGTGAGGCGGCGATTGTTGACGCTACGCGAATGACAGATGTCTTTATCGACTTTGCGCGTGATTTGAATGTGCGTATTACGCATGTGCTCGATACGCATTTACATGCGGATCATATTTCCGGTGGGCGTAAAATTGCAGAAGCGGTCAATGGCATGTATTGGTTGCCACCGAAAGATGCCGAGGAAGTAACGTTTGCCTATGAAGCGCTGGAAGATGGCCGTACGTTAACAATTGGTGATACGACCATTACAATACAAGCGTTGTACTCCCCGGGACATACGATTGGTTCGACGTCATTCATTGTGGACGATGCGTATTTACTATCTGGTGATATTCTGTTCATCGATTCCATTGGGCGTCCGGATCTTGCGGGCCTTGCGGAAGATTGGGTAGGTGATTTACGCGAATCATTATACACGCGCTACAAGCTACTATCTGAGGAATTAGTCGTTTTGCCAGCACATTTTATGATTATTGAAGAGTTGAATGAAGACGGCAGTGTATCTGAGAAATTGGGTAAGCTATTTGCCCAAAATCATGGGCTAAATATTGAGGATGAAGCGAAATTTAGGCAGTTGGTGACAGGGAATTTACCGCCTCAGCCAAACGCTTACCAAGAAATCCGTGAAACAAATATGGGGAAAATAAACCCTGATGAAGAAACACAACGTGAGATGGAAATCGGACCGAATCGTTGTGCGGTTCGATAA
- a CDS encoding sulfurtransferase TusA family protein: protein MNADKVLDAKGLACPMPVVRARKVMKEMAAGEILEIQATDKGSVADLAAWSKSGGHDLMEHTEEAGVFTFIIKKG from the coding sequence ATGAATGCAGATAAGGTGTTAGACGCAAAAGGATTGGCATGCCCAATGCCAGTAGTACGTGCAAGAAAAGTGATGAAGGAAATGGCGGCAGGGGAGATACTAGAAATTCAGGCGACGGACAAAGGGTCTGTGGCAGATTTAGCCGCATGGTCAAAATCAGGCGGCCATGACTTGATGGAGCATACAGAAGAGGCTGGCGTCTTTACGTTTATCATTAAAAAAGGTTAA
- a CDS encoding sulfurtransferase TusA family protein, translating to MIQTDFVLDAQGLACPMPIVKTRKVMKELEPGKVLEVQATDKGSTADLKAWAEGIGHQYLGTTEENGLLKHYVRKSGGEEQVEKQHPHVVSNEELQAIVADHADALILDVRESAEYAFGHIPGARSLPLGDFESGLASLDKESAVYVVCRTGNRSDIASQKLAAAGFTNVKNVVPGMSEWNGPTERSM from the coding sequence ATGATTCAAACAGATTTCGTGCTTGATGCACAAGGGTTGGCTTGTCCAATGCCGATTGTTAAAACGAGAAAAGTGATGAAAGAGTTAGAACCAGGGAAAGTGTTGGAAGTGCAAGCGACGGACAAAGGCTCTACAGCGGACTTAAAAGCATGGGCTGAAGGCATAGGGCATCAGTATTTAGGCACGACAGAAGAAAATGGATTACTGAAACATTATGTTCGTAAATCAGGTGGCGAAGAGCAAGTTGAGAAGCAGCATCCACATGTCGTTTCCAACGAAGAACTACAAGCAATTGTGGCGGATCATGCGGATGCACTTATTTTGGATGTCCGCGAGTCAGCGGAGTATGCATTTGGTCACATTCCAGGCGCGAGGTCATTGCCGCTTGGTGACTTTGAAAGTGGGTTAGCAAGTTTGGATAAAGAAAGCGCCGTTTATGTCGTATGTCGCACGGGGAATCGCAGTGATATTGCATCGCAAAAGTTAGCGGCGGCTGGATTTACAAATGTGAAAAATGTTGTACCGGGTATGAGCGAGTGGAATGGACCAACTGAAAGATCTATGTAA